In the Wyeomyia smithii strain HCP4-BCI-WySm-NY-G18 chromosome 2, ASM2978416v1, whole genome shotgun sequence genome, one interval contains:
- the LOC129720664 gene encoding insulin-like growth factor-binding protein complex acid labile subunit, translating into MQTKITQIIPTALVLLAVTCFLLPIGRAGLANCPLGCQCDDDTLVVTCGEGHLDVLPIVLNPSLQRLVIKNNKIKTIDSSMQFYAELTFLDLSYNHLFNMPPRTFAYQKKLTELHLNHNKVGSISNKTFLGLESLAILNLRGNFLDELSEGVFSGLKKLEELNLGQNRISRIDPKAFEGLANLRVLYLDDNTLSAVPSAAFGPLISLAELYLGINSFTNIPMNAFTNLSKLTHLDLKGAALSNVTGESFSGLEGLRTLDLSDNRLSRIPTLELMPLSRLEELALGQNDFDSIPMAAFAGMSNLRKLDISGSLKLNRIESGAFSANANLEEIIIASNKALVEIHDGALGGLPHLKRLVLKDNALTTLSDGLFSWNELVDLDLSENPIVCDCRILWLRNLLVNKSNSSQNQIPVICASPDRLREQVLQALSPDLLGCTHADPRQQAIIGGVLVAAAAIVTALALVIYKCRRRIRELVKGGWGNSAIGRKEREYQKTFSEEDYMGRHPNPCGVSVHTTTLNNYQINNHHSHGIRHIPVTEL; encoded by the coding sequence ATGCAAACAAAAATTACGCAAATCATCCCGACCGCCCTGGTTTTACTGGCGGTCACCTGTTTTCTGCTGCCCATCGGGCGTGCAGGGCTCGCCAACTGCCCTCTTGGGTGTCAATGCGATGACGACACTCTGGTGGTAACCTGCGGCGAAGGCCATTTGGACGTCCTACCGATAGTCCTCAATCCATCGCTACAAAGGCTGGtaatcaaaaacaataaaatcaaAACCATCGATTCGTCGATGCAGTTCTACGCCGAGCTTACCTTCCTGGATTTGAGCTACAACCACCTGTTCAACATGCCGCCACGTACCTTTGCCTATCAGAAAAAGTTAACCGAGCTACACTTAAATCACAACAAGGTGGGCTCGATCTCCAACAAAACATTCCTAGGGCTTGAATCGCTAGCGATCCTGAACTTACGAGGAAACTTCCTAGACGAACTGAGCGAAGGTGTGTTTTCTGGTTTGAAAAAACTAGAGGAGCTCAATCTCGGACAGAACCGGATCAGTAGAATCGATCCGAAGGCCTTCGAGGGCCTCGCCAATCTGCGGGTGCTCTATCTGGACGACAACACCCTGAGTGCCGTACCATCTGCAGCGTTCGGTCCGCTCATAAGCTTAGCTGAGCTGTACTTGGGGATCAATTCGTTTACGAATATTCCCATGAACGCCTTCACGAACCTGAGCAAGCTAACGCATTTGGATTTGAAGGGAGCCGCCCTGTCCAATGTAACGGGAGAAAGTTTCAGCGGTTTGGAGGGCTTGCGGACGCTTGATCTGTCCGATAATCGACTGAGCAGAATTCCCACGCTTGAGCTGATGCCACTATCTAGGCTAGAGGAGCTGGCTTTGGGGCAGAATGATTTCGACAGTATTccgatggctgcatttgccggaaTGAGTAATTTAAGAAAACTGGACATATCAGGCTCGTTGAAATTGAACCGAATCGAGAGTGGCGCTTTTTCAGCTAATGCCAACTTGGAGGAAATTATCATCGCATCGAATAAAGCACTGGTTGAGATTCATGATGGTGCCCTAGGGGGTTTACCACATTTGAAACGGCTCGTACTGAAGGACAACGCGCTGACGACTCTCTCCGATGGGTTGTTTTCGTGGAACGAACTTGTCGATTTGGATTTATCGGAAAACCCAATCGTGTGCGATTGTCGCATTTTGTGGCTTAGAAATTTGCTGGTGAACAAAAGCAACAGTAGCCAAAATCAGATTCCGGTAATTTGTGCCTCGCCAGACCGTCTGCGAGAGCAGGTACTGCAGGCTCTGTCACCGGATCTGTTAGGTTGTACCCACGCCGACCCACGCCAGCAGGCCATTATTGGAGGGGTGCTGGTTGCTGCTGCCGCCATTGTGACGGCCCTAGCACTGGTGATCTACAAATGTCGCAGAAGAATCCGAGAGCTGGTTAAGGGCGGCTGGGGAAACAGCGCTATCGGTCGGAAGGAGCGCGAGTACCAGAAGACTTTTTCCGAGGAGGATTACATGGGTCGACATCCGAACCCATGCGGTGTGAGTGTGCACACGACCACGCTAAATAACTACCAAATCAACAACCACCATTCGCATGGAATCCGCCACATACCGGTGACGGAGCTATAG
- the LOC129720356 gene encoding GATA zinc finger domain-containing protein 10-like, with amino-acid sequence LEAPPPPPRRGGSQHQICPGNNCNGTATTFLQLSQEHLKQPGMKLFPNYTPPIPPHSDGPSNTSANFSTLSNNVNNHHYHQITYHTQTLAPLRLNQDHFNVKTNTLAGCAAGIVSGSDQPNGRQKYQTHHHHHHHQHQHPQQQQQQQQQSHHHHHHHPQLSDHELEDDDVFDDNEDDSNNSGTASPLPPSVQLPASLPSTPTPPDLPIRNGLATNYNVNTLNHINNNTATTGGGIRENGVKMSSPGVAAIGVGVAGGERPVTTNRKAMRHYH; translated from the coding sequence CTAGAGGCTCCCCCTCCACCGCCTCGGAGGGGAGGTTCGCAGCATCAAATCTGCCCCGGCAACAACTGCAACGGGACGGCCACAACGTTCCTCCAGCTCAGCCAGGAGCATCTGAAGCAGCCGGGAATGAAACTGTTTCCCAATTACACCCCACCGATTCCACCGCACAGCGATGGCCCCAGCAACACCAGCGCCAACTTCTCGACGTTGTCTAACAATGTCAACAACCATCACTACCACCAGATAACCTACCACACGCAGACCCTCGCACCGCTTCGTCTCAACCAGGACCATTTCAACGTTAAAACGAACACCCTCGCCGGTTGTGCTGCTGGAATAGTGTCCGGTTCTGACCAGCCGAATGGTCGCCAGAAATATCAAACCCatcaccatcaccaccaccaccaacATCAGCatccgcagcagcagcagcaacagcagcaacagtcccatcatcatcatcatcaccatccgCAACTGTCCGACCACGAACTAGAAGACGACGATGTGTTCGACGATAATGAGGATGACAGCAACAATAGTGGAACCGCATCGCCACTGCCGCCATCGGTGCAACTGCCTGCGTCACTACCGTCCACACCGACGCCCCCGGATCTGCCAATCCGTAACGGGTTGGCGACGAATTACAATGTAAATACACTTAATCACATCAACAATAATACGGCCACCACCGGGGGTGGCATTCGAGAGAACGGCGTAAAAATGTCCTCCCCGGGTGTGGCCGCCATAGGCGTCGGCGTCGCCGGCGGAGAACGCCCGGTCACCACTAACCGGAAGGCGATGCGACACTACCACTGA